A region of Diospyros lotus cultivar Yz01 chromosome 3, ASM1463336v1, whole genome shotgun sequence DNA encodes the following proteins:
- the LOC127798458 gene encoding ethylene-responsive transcription factor-like protein At4g13040 isoform X1, with protein MVSIRRRRLLALSSGRSSFMSSLLPRFLDNVSAPENPKPAAADPMPSVDVEQPEEKIEPKVSAGSSNASGSSSSKEQPTQQYPVPEVKRRKRHRRKQVENQEPCVMRGVYFKNMKWQAAIKVDKKQIHLGTVGSQEEAAHLYDRAAFMCGREPNLELPEGEKQELGKYKWDEFLALTRSAITSKKHRRSGKGLRGKAESSSKQSSGEGEAEEGGGNGFSASEDAEAEASAS; from the exons ATGGTGAGCATTCGAAGGCGCCGACTTTTGGCACTTTCCTCAG GGCGAAGTTCTTTCATGTCTTCTCTACTTCCTAGGTTTTTAGACAATGTAAGTGCTCCTGAAAATCCAAAACCAGCTGCTGCTGATCCTATGCCTTCAGTTGATGTTGAGCAGCCAGAGGAG aaaatcgaaccaaaagTGAGTGCTGGATCTTCAAATGCATCTGGTTCTAGCTCATCAAAAGAGCAGCCTACTCAACAGTATCCAg tcCCAGAAGTCAAGCGCAGGAAGCGGCACAGAAGGAAGCAGGTTGAGAACCAGGAACCATGTGTGATGAGAGGTGTCTATTTTAAGAATATGAAATGGCAGGCAGCCATAAAAGTTGACAAGAAACAAATTCACTTGGGCACTGTTGGCTCCCAAGAAGAAGCTGCTCATTTGTATGACAG GGCTGCTTTTATGTGTGGAAGGGAACCCAACCTTGAACTCCCGGAGGGGGAGAAACAAGAGCTTGGGAAGTACAAGTGGGATGAGTTCTTAGCACTGACCCGTTCTGCCATTACCAGCAAGA AGCACCGAAGGAGCGGGAAAGGTCTGCGAGGGAAGGCTGAGTCGTCATCAAAGCAGAGTAGCGGCGAGGGGGAAGCTGAGGAAGGAGGAGGCAATGGCTTCTCGGCTTCAGAGGATGCTGAGGCTGAAGCATCAGCCTCTTGA
- the LOC127798458 gene encoding ethylene-responsive transcription factor-like protein At4g13040 isoform X2, whose product MVSIRRRRLLALSSGRSSFMSSLLPRFLDNVSAPENPKPAAADPMPSVDVEQPEEKIEPKVSAGSSNASGSSSSKEQPTQQYPEVKRRKRHRRKQVENQEPCVMRGVYFKNMKWQAAIKVDKKQIHLGTVGSQEEAAHLYDRAAFMCGREPNLELPEGEKQELGKYKWDEFLALTRSAITSKKHRRSGKGLRGKAESSSKQSSGEGEAEEGGGNGFSASEDAEAEASAS is encoded by the exons ATGGTGAGCATTCGAAGGCGCCGACTTTTGGCACTTTCCTCAG GGCGAAGTTCTTTCATGTCTTCTCTACTTCCTAGGTTTTTAGACAATGTAAGTGCTCCTGAAAATCCAAAACCAGCTGCTGCTGATCCTATGCCTTCAGTTGATGTTGAGCAGCCAGAGGAG aaaatcgaaccaaaagTGAGTGCTGGATCTTCAAATGCATCTGGTTCTAGCTCATCAAAAGAGCAGCCTACTCAACAGTATCCAg AAGTCAAGCGCAGGAAGCGGCACAGAAGGAAGCAGGTTGAGAACCAGGAACCATGTGTGATGAGAGGTGTCTATTTTAAGAATATGAAATGGCAGGCAGCCATAAAAGTTGACAAGAAACAAATTCACTTGGGCACTGTTGGCTCCCAAGAAGAAGCTGCTCATTTGTATGACAG GGCTGCTTTTATGTGTGGAAGGGAACCCAACCTTGAACTCCCGGAGGGGGAGAAACAAGAGCTTGGGAAGTACAAGTGGGATGAGTTCTTAGCACTGACCCGTTCTGCCATTACCAGCAAGA AGCACCGAAGGAGCGGGAAAGGTCTGCGAGGGAAGGCTGAGTCGTCATCAAAGCAGAGTAGCGGCGAGGGGGAAGCTGAGGAAGGAGGAGGCAATGGCTTCTCGGCTTCAGAGGATGCTGAGGCTGAAGCATCAGCCTCTTGA